AAATGGCCCTGCATCGCCGCTTGCGGCGGGGGTGGAGGTGATCAGCAGTTCCCAACGCTTGCGGCCATCGGCCTCAAGAATTGGTCGGGAGTAGAAGTCGAGTTCCCAGTCTTCAGCGGCTGTCAGGGCAGCAGTGCTCATCCGGCGGATTGCTCCTGCTGCTTCAGCATGTTCTGGGCGCGGCTGGCGCGATCGGCAGCTTCAGCCATCACTTTGTCTTTTTCGATCAGCAGCTCTCCGGGGGGGCCTTCGAGAAGGGCTGTGTTGAGGCCAATGCGTCCACGGCCAGGGTCCAGTTCTGTGATCAGGGCCGACACGCGGTCGCCCTGATCGAACACCTCACGGATTGAGCGCAGGCTGCCATTTGTAATGGCTGATTGGTGCAGCAGTCCGCTGATGCCACCGAGGTCGATGAACAGGCCGTAGGGCTTCACAGCAGCAACTTGGCCCTCCACCAGTTGGCCCACTTCCAAATCCTGGAAGCGTTCGGCGACGGCGGCTCGTTTTTCGGACAGCACCAGCTTGCGCGTCTCCGAATTGACCTCGATGAAGGCCACGCCCAGGGTCTTGCCCACCAACTCCTGGTGATTTTCACCGTTTTGGAGTTGAGAGCGGGGAATGAAGCCCCGCAGCCCTTCGAGATCGCAGGTGACACCGCCGCGGTTGAAGCCATTGACGATGACTTGAACCACTTTCCCCTGTTTCTCCATCTCCTTGACCCGGTCCCAGCTTTTGCGCAGCTCCAGGGCGCGACAGCTGATTGTGACCATCCCATCAGCGTTCTGCTCACGGGTCACCAGAACTTCAACCTCCAGGCCCTTGGGGAAGCGTTCTCGGAAGTTGGTCACAACACCAAGGCCTGATTCGCTCTTGGGCATGTAACCGGGGGCTTTGCCGCCGATATCCACATACACCCCATCGTTTTCGATGCCGATCACCGTGCCCTTGATCACCTCAC
This is a stretch of genomic DNA from Synechococcus sp. MU1617. It encodes these proteins:
- a CDS encoding S1 RNA-binding domain-containing protein, whose product is MPAAGSPQPNRPKAPKPAATKPLQVMQINRREEQEKLALEAAEARAAAEAAAEKARILEERAGLATPPRSVQQAPSSSPGSDDDALFDMGGMEGMTMADLMGAPDQKPKKEQRNQPRSVDDFDFDEEAFLAALDENAPVGTTGEVIKGTVIGIENDGVYVDIGGKAPGYMPKSESGLGVVTNFRERFPKGLEVEVLVTREQNADGMVTISCRALELRKSWDRVKEMEKQGKVVQVIVNGFNRGGVTCDLEGLRGFIPRSQLQNGENHQELVGKTLGVAFIEVNSETRKLVLSEKRAAVAERFQDLEVGQLVEGQVAAVKPYGLFIDLGGISGLLHQSAITNGSLRSIREVFDQGDRVSALITELDPGRGRIGLNTALLEGPPGELLIEKDKVMAEAADRASRAQNMLKQQEQSAG